Proteins encoded together in one Janthinobacterium tructae window:
- the dnaA gene encoding chromosomal replication initiator protein DnaA, protein MDNFWQACSAQLELELTPQQFSAWIKPLIPLDYEEGKLRIAAPNRFKLDWVKTQFASRITALAIQYFEAPTEVQFVLDPRLALPKKPVTASTPASDPNGGAPSARAAEPQPSVPELSIGAAPRREQSRINTDLTFDSFVTGKANQLARAAAIQVANNPGVSYNPLFFYGGVGLGKTHLIHAIGNQVMADNPGAKIRYIHAEQYVRDVVTAYQRKGFDDFKHYYHSLDMLLIDDIQFFGGKSRTQEEFFYAFEALIAAKKQIIITSDTYPKEITGMDDRLISRFDSGLTVAIEPPELEMRVAILLKKAKQEGVTFSDDVAFFVAKHLRSNVRELEGALRKILAYSRFHGKDITIDIVKEALKDLLSVQNRQISVENIQKTVADFFNIKVADMYSKRRPANIARPRQIAMYLAKELTQKSLPEIGELFGGRDHTTVLHAVRKIALDRTKNPECNHELHVLEQTLKG, encoded by the coding sequence ATGGATAATTTCTGGCAGGCCTGTTCCGCGCAGTTGGAACTGGAGCTGACACCGCAACAATTCAGTGCGTGGATCAAACCGCTTATCCCTCTCGATTACGAAGAGGGCAAGCTGCGCATTGCTGCGCCCAATCGCTTCAAGCTCGATTGGGTCAAGACCCAGTTCGCCAGCCGCATCACTGCGCTGGCCATACAGTACTTCGAAGCGCCCACGGAAGTGCAGTTCGTGCTCGACCCGCGCCTGGCCCTGCCGAAGAAGCCCGTCACCGCCAGCACCCCGGCCAGCGATCCGAATGGCGGCGCGCCCAGCGCGCGCGCCGCGGAACCGCAGCCCAGCGTGCCGGAACTGAGCATCGGCGCGGCGCCGCGCCGCGAGCAGAGCCGCATCAACACCGACCTGACCTTCGACAGCTTCGTGACCGGCAAGGCCAACCAGCTGGCGCGCGCCGCCGCCATCCAGGTGGCGAACAATCCGGGCGTGTCATATAACCCGCTGTTCTTCTACGGCGGCGTCGGCCTGGGCAAGACCCACTTGATCCATGCCATCGGCAACCAGGTGATGGCCGACAATCCGGGGGCGAAGATCCGCTACATCCACGCAGAACAGTACGTTCGCGACGTAGTGACCGCTTACCAGCGCAAGGGTTTCGACGATTTCAAGCATTACTATCACTCGCTCGACATGCTGCTGATCGATGATATCCAGTTCTTTGGCGGCAAGAGCCGCACGCAGGAAGAGTTTTTCTATGCGTTCGAGGCATTAATTGCCGCAAAGAAACAGATCATCATCACCTCGGATACCTATCCGAAGGAAATCACGGGCATGGACGACCGCCTGATTTCGCGCTTCGACTCGGGCCTGACGGTGGCCATCGAACCGCCGGAACTGGAAATGCGCGTGGCGATCTTGCTGAAAAAAGCCAAGCAGGAAGGCGTGACCTTCTCCGACGACGTGGCTTTCTTTGTCGCCAAGCACTTGCGCTCGAACGTGCGCGAGCTCGAAGGCGCGCTGCGCAAAATTCTGGCGTACTCGCGTTTCCATGGCAAGGACATCACGATTGATATCGTCAAGGAAGCCTTGAAGGACTTGCTGTCGGTGCAGAACCGCCAGATTTCCGTGGAAAACATCCAGAAAACGGTGGCCGACTTCTTCAATATCAAGGTCGCCGACATGTATTCCAAGCGCCGACCCGCGAATATCGCCCGGCCGCGCCAGATCGCCATGTACCTGGCCAAGGAATTGACACAGAAGAGCCTGCCGGAAATCGGCGAGCTGTTCGGCGGCCGCGACCACACCACGGTGCTGCATGCCGTGCGCAAGATCGCGCTGGACCGCACCAAGAACCCGGAATGCAACCACGAATTGCATGTACTGGAGCAAACGTTGAAGGGCTAA